In the genome of Carassius gibelio isolate Cgi1373 ecotype wild population from Czech Republic chromosome A25, carGib1.2-hapl.c, whole genome shotgun sequence, the window TGCACTGCTTGTTACTGCGACACGAATACATGGCAGTGGCTGCTGAATATACAGTAGAGCCATATTATAAAAGATGTTACACTTCAGACCAACTTGCTATAGAAGTTGAACGTGATGAAATAAGAAGAGTGTGTTTCACAAATAATGGCTTTTgagtttttcttttgtgttttcagaACGCTGTGGTTTGGGTCAAATGGTCAAATGACCTAGAACGTATTCCATCACACAATAAGGCACCCCCTACCCTTACAGTGCTTGGGGTCGAGATGCAAATCCTGCTCCAGGAGACGAGTACAAGTGCTGGCTGTTGGTGCTGACAAGTAGTAGCGTATATGGCCACTATGTCCGCCAGTACAACACCTTGAGTACTCTTTTATTAGGTTTAGGACCAACAGATACATACATATCAAGCTCCAATCCCACAACAAACACAATTCAGGGGCCAAACATGGTCATGTACGCCAATGCGCTCTACTATAACTGTTACAACACATACTCCGTCTGTAAGTTCAACTTGACGACTCGTGCTGTCAGTACTGTGGCTTTACCAAGTGATACAGGTTACAACAACAAGTTTCCTTTTGCAAATCATGATGAATCTGCCATCTGTTATTCATCTGACTACAAGCTACTCCGGAAATGTGATTATCAGTAAAGTCGAGACTAGTAACCCACCAGTTTTCAACCAAACATGGTTCACTTCCTGTCTTACAGTAATTTCAAAGGTACTTTCCCATCACTAGTGATGCTTTGTGGAGGAAAGGCATGTGTTTTTATGTAAAGCACAATTTGGTTAATGAAATCAAATCCgaattaaattgaatgtaagTGCTGGAAAACAGACGCAAACACATAATGgctgatttaaaaatacatatgcagatttcaaatattaaatgcacacacaaacatgggttactgtatgtaatatttaaaaaaaacttttcatatATTAGCCTTATTTTATTGCAGTTCACAAATAtgtgaaaacatattttcattgTATTGTAGATCATATTGGGTCCTGACGCTGCACCCATGTTGTTTGTATGCAGTGCTGTCATTTTGGTTCAATGTTGTCTAGGCTACATGTGTAGGTCGTCAAATAATGCAGAGTGAAATTTCCCAAGCAACACGTAGCCACTTGAAATGAGCTTTTCAATGCTCAGTCAGTTGCATGACTGCAATTACTATGTAAAATGCAGGATGTTACCATTTTGCATAATGTTTCTTAATGTCcagtattttataacattatttttatgtttaatattatcACTTTAAAATGATCTTTTAATTACCATATGCAATAAATAATAGCATGGAGCTCTgaacttttcttcttttctgcaCACTCTGTTGGGTTCACTTCCCAACGTTTTTTATGCACAAATCAAAACTCTACAGGTCGTTAGTTTGTAATAAAACTATTACCTCATAAATAGTAAaccaaaataatcagtgataTCTAAAGGATAATAACTTTTGAGTGCTGTACAGTGTTATGACGTTGCATTTTGGCTCTTAAAGATCTGTTATTGTTAATCTGATAACTGTAATGTTACAGTACTGAAAGAAATTGTGGAGTTTGCAGTACAGTAATTAGTAAAGTTGTAGAAAAGGGAAGAGTTTAAAAGAAGAGACTGAGAGATATGCAGAATAAGCACATTTATTGTAATGGCAAAAGTAGACAAATTGGTTCATTTGACTTTTAGCACTTCAAACGTCTCACAATCACATGATGATATAGCGTAAAGCTTTAGTTTAACCATGCATGCTGTGAAATTTGGACTTCTGGGTTACATATTTTGTATTAGCTGCGTATGAAAGACCCTCAGTTGAAGGTGTTATATGCTAAAAGATAGCCATCATTATACATGTAAAGCCTCCTGTCTACAGGATTGTAGTTCAGATTGGCTATTCCAGCAGCAACCTTCTCAAAAGGCAAAGAAAGAGTGTTTATCTCTTGACCAGTGAGTGTATCAAAAGCATAAAACACCTCTTCTCGGTAAGTATTAACAAAGCGTGTAGCATACAGGACCCCGCACACCATAAATGTGCTGGTGACGGACCTCTTGAAGAGACGCGTCTTCCAGGTATGAGTGATATTGAGCTCCAGCGGGTCTAAACGGCTCAAAACAATGTTTCCGTGGTTCTCCTCGGTGGCGTATATCACCCACACGGCGTCCTGATCAGCCTCCAGGTCGAAGTCTGTCCAATCACGGCAGCTGTAGTAGCAGAAGGGGAACTTGTTGATTTCAGCACCGTCCAGTTTCATACGCTTGGTTGCTTTTGTGGTAATGTTGAAGCTGCAGATCTCAATGCTGTTGTAGCATTGGTAAAATACAGTGTTGTCGTAAAATATTGTCCCAGAGCCCTGAACAGCATTTTTGTCACCGTATGATGGTGCTATCGTTTCGTCCTTGTAGTTCTTGCTGGCTATGAAATCTTCGTAAGAGTTGTAGATCCTGATTGTGATGCCAAGCTGGTTTCCGCTCATCAGACAGTGTTCAAAGTAGCGTTCCTTGTTGTCCTGCTTCGCATCGCGACCCCAAGCACCTGAGATATAGGACTTGCTCATGGAATTGAGTTTGGTAACGACTGGAGAACTTATGCTGGACATGATACGCTGATGACAAGTGCCTGCAAGTGGAATCGTATGGATTGGTCATACATTAAGGTAAGCATTTTACTGCCTATTTCATGAAAATCCATCACACTTCACAAGGCTGCTGAAGAGCACCAATGAGACCACAAcgtaaatgtcaaaatgtttctcCACTCACTGGAAGTCCTGTACTTACTTCTGAAGTCTTCAGGTATAGTTTTACAGGTCTGCACTCGGTTGTTGAGGTCAAGTAGCTTCGATTTCATTGTCTCTAGATTGAAGAAATTATCTTTGTACATGTCCTGGGCTTCCTTCTTTGCATTAGTCAACTGAGAGGAACACATATGATATAATGGtcaacatatatttaaatacatttttgcttttcttttttttgggggggggggggggtttgtttGTTGTCATCTTCAGTTCATCTTCATATGTACATATAACTTAAATGATGAGTAAAccataatcaaaaatatattttctgtcacttgaatttttttatatgaattcaaaacagcacactgtaaaaaaaagtcgtgtaaaaaaaaaaaaaaaagttacagctGCCAAACAGAAAccataaaattaaagtaaaatcttataattaaaaaaaggcaaaatcTGTTAAATCATGGGAATGGTGTTTCCAGTCATTTAcctcaaggttttttttgttgttgttttttttttttacagtgcaattatACTGAATAATGACATAAATTTCAGTGTTTCTTACACTGaaaacaaaactttcattttatggCTTTTCAGAAGACTTGTTATTGTCAACTCAAACTActaaaatagttttcatttattgaaatgaagcgcaataaaaaaaataaatataacatgaaaAACTTTAAACAAGAAATGAactgagataaataaataataaaaataataaataaaaaaacctaaatagaaatattttttaaaaatattgtaaGACAAAACAtgtaacaaaattacaaaattaaaacaaaaacccaaaacataaaaataattcaaaataaatgctattatataaataataccaatattttttcaagaaggtttttgttttttgatgaagGATTATGAGAAAGATTTACCTCCTTGAGAAGGCCTTCTATCTCTTTGTTGGAGGTTTTCTTATGAATATCACTGGCAGTAGAATACATCTGGTCAAGTTCCTGTACCAGCTGTTGCAGGTGAAGAGCGTTGTACAGGCCGTTTGTGTCCAGATACTCGAACGGTTTCAGCCGGGTTTTGATGTTCTTAAGACTGAGCTCTAACTTAGGCATTTGTACATTACTTGCCTGTATCTGAAAGTCCCACAGCAAATGAGGTCATTACCATTCATTTCTTTTAGAAATGAATCTAACACCAGTTTGAAGAATCTCACCTTCTTACGAAACTCAATAAGGTTTTCCTCACAGGTCTGGAGTTTGTTTTGAGCTGCCTCAAACTTCGCCGTAGGAAAACCCCAGATAGAGCTGCTTAATTTACACACGCAGGAATCATCCTTCTGTTCCCCTTTAATTATCTGAGCATCCACAGTCACctgatttacacacacaaacacatttactaCACCTAATTACAGTGGACACAATTCTGCCATTTACTGAATAACTGTTTTTAATTACATTGAAACAATAGTATGATGACTTGTAATGCACGAGTTaaatttttaatacattattactaCCTCGTATCGTAGTAGATAAATTATATCGATGACTGTTACCTTTATTTATGCTTtcgggagaaaaaaaaagtgatctaTTATATGACCACAGCAATATCTACAATCATTACATTCaattaaacataataaacatatAGAAATGTAATTGAACAATAACAATTCGGCATATATATTGtagaaaaataatgtaaataactaTAAATGCAAAGTAATTTAATTccaattaaaaaactaaatttaagacATTAAAGAAATCCAGAATAGGTCAAAGATGGGACTTACTAGGACTGCGAGGACCAGCAGGTACGACAGCATGATGAGCAAATGACCCAAAAGCCTAAATGTTCTGCTTTAGCAAACactatataaagtataacaaaagaaaaaactaataataattgtgGTCAGACAGTGAGGCAAAACTAATGTCGAAAACGCAGCTAATAAGCAATACAATTTTCCATTGCTCATGGACCATCCAAAGGTGTCTACAGAGATAAGGCGAAGATTGCAAAGAGTCACCCAAAAGAAATTAAGAAATCTGTCTCGGTTTTTATCAGATATTTCACCATAATGATTTAGCTTTAAAACTCGGTTTCTGTCGCACAAAGTAGTTTGTTCTGAGGATACAGGCACCCCTCTCTGCCTTCAGACATGAGTCGGtctaatatattcattttgatggCCACCATCCCTCTCGTTTTCTTTCAGGTAGGAAAAATTAAATCCTTTTACAATGAATAATTAGTGACACTTTATTTCTGTCCGGGCACAGGCTGTATACAATTTAATTTCCCATGATTTGTTCTTCACAGTCAGTGAGAGGGAAAGACTGTGTGTGCGATCTAAAAAATTCAGATCCTGCTTTCCCAGAGGCCAAACTAACAAAAGTAGAGACCACTTCTGCCCAATGCATTGAGACCATCACTtcagaaaaggtttttttttttttttcttctaatttaaatttcattttttttttaaattacattatttacatttgaaatcaaattagattaataatgttaatgtaaatatcTGTAGATTACAGAATTAGACAGACTTCTGTTGGGTCTACAACAACGTATCAAGCAACTAGAGGAGACCGTGGTCTTGCTGGAAAAGGAGGATGACAAGAATCTGTATGCGGCTGTGTCTTTTCGCATCATTGAGTTAGAGTTTGCCGAAATTCAGGACCTCCTCAACAAACTTAACAAGTCCACCGGTGATTACCATCAACTAGGTGCACAGACTGCAGTTCAGGTGAGTTGTTGTACAAAACAGAACTTACAGTATTATTgtaattagtaaatatatttaatatgataaGTATAAGTGTTcatgtggctcaagtggtagggCATTGCATTGGCGgggaaggttgtgggttcgattcccattgAACTCGTTAGGTAATAATTTTTatcctgaatgtactgtaagtcgctttggataagagtgtctgctaaatgcataaaggaAAAATTTAAGTGATATTTGTATTAAAGCTGGACGATATGAAGAACACAATGGTGGAGCTGGAGAAGTTTGACAGCATGCAGGTGATAAAGAAAGATCGGGAGAACAAGCGCGTTAAGAGGGACCTGGAACAGTGCAAAAATGAACTCAAGGCTACACCACAACCTCCTACAGTTCCCCCAAGTAAGCTAAAGACCTCAATAGTCGTTTAACTCAAGCTAACTGGgcattttcattatttatcagaataaatacttttcttctgtgttttcagAACGCTGTGGTCTGGGTCAAATAGCAAATGTGGTGGGACCTAGAACGTATTCCCTCACAGTACACAGCACGTCTTACACTTATGGTGCTTGGGGTCGAGATGCAAATCCTGCTCCAGGAGACGAGAACAAATACTGGCTGGTGGTGCTAACAAGTAGTAACGTATATGGCTACTATGTCAAACAGTTCGGCACCTTGAGTACTCTTTTATTAGGTATAGGAGCAACAGATACATTAATATCAAACTCCAATCCCACAACAAACACAATTCAGGGGCCAAACATGGTCATGTACGCCAATGCGCTCTACTATAACTGTTACAACACATACTCTGTCTGTAAGTTCAACATGACGACTCGTGCTGTCAGTACTGTGGCTTTACCAAGTGATACAGGTTACAACAACAAGAATCCATTCGGATACTTCAGCACAGCATACATCTATACTGATATGGATTTTGCCACAGATGAATCTGGTGTTTATGTTATATATGCAACTACAAGCAACTACGGAAATGTGGTTATCAGTAAAATCGAGACTAGTAGCCCACCAGTTGTGGGCCAAACTTGGAAAACCACTTTGTACAAATTGAGTGCTTCAAACACCTTCATGGTGTGCGGCGTGCTTTATGCTACTCGTTACGTGGATAAAGAAACAGAACAGATCTTTTACTCCTATGACACCCAAACAAAAGAAGAGCGCTatgatttgaaaataaatatcaaGAAGATGCAGACTAATTTTCAGTCTGTTAACTATGACCCCAGAGATAATTTGCTGTATGTCTTCAGTGACGCCTATATTTTAAGTTATGAGCTCAACTTTCAGTAAGTCTTAATTCGATACATGAAAATATGGCTGCTTCCTCTTTCACTTTCTGTCTGTACTGTATAGTATGCAAGATTAGAATTATTTGtcttatggcaaaaaaaataaaaataaaacccagaCAGTAACAGTAGATAGCATTTAAGTGTGTATTCTACTAGTTGCTaatgtattgttgttgtttataaaatTTACAAGAcacaattttataaaatgttgttgTACACATATGATTACTTATAACCTATCTTGCCATTCAGTACATTCAAAATTCTGTACTTTcctgtatttttactttatagaAGTATGTGAATTGAAATGCAGCCTTTTCATTTTTCTCACTTTGGATACGTCTTTAAATGCTTAGCTTTGTTATGTGAGGTGAAGAAATTCACGAATCTATCGCAAACTTCATTTCTTGAAATAAATTACAGCAAGTTTGAAAAATGAGTGTGCTGGATTACTACTATacatattgttttactttcatttatgcatttaacaggtaaaaaaaagaaatttattctaattttaacttttttcccTCATGGCTtaaacaattttgactttttatctcaattTCAGTTTTATTCTTTCATAATTATGTTTTGTCATAATTTATGACTATGCTTTGACATGATTTATAACCTAACTATGATAACCTCAATTTGagctttttatctcataatgatTTTTTATATCATATGACTATGTCATAAATGTGGTGATAgttatgatttaccaaagcattATTTTGATTCTTATGTGGCAAAAAAGGGGCTCCATAAAAACAACtttcatttatacatatatatatatatatatatatatgttttcagtGGGTGTTGATGCCAATTAATctgcaagaaaacaaaacaaaggtcCTTTATGTTTTGTATATCCATTTTTATTTGTTGCACATTCAGTTTTTTTAGTACACAGACTGTGACAGCTTGTAAATAGATAGTACATATTCATAAACACATTTGTTCTAATAGTTTTCTTATGGTAAAGCAGGTTAAGAGTGACTCTTACTGTATCTTTAGACAGATTTGGAACAACCAGCCCCcatccaaaaaaataaacacGAAACAACTTATTGCTTAATATAAAACAATGGCTAATCGTAACAATTGTAATCATATTCATAATAACAATACTCATTGAATCCTCACAAGAATAGATGCAACACATGGTTAAATAAGAACTACAGTATTATAAAAAGAGGAACTCATGGGAAATCCAAAGTATAACAGTTCCACATAACAAGGCTAGTGGTACGGACCTATTTTTAGATTTATGCCCTAAAAACAGCAAATATCTACAGCAGAGAACATAGACTGAGAAGGGAAAGGGTGCAAGGAAAGGCAGGTGTGGCAGGTCAAACTGGTGTGAGCCCTGATTTAAGAAAAGGTGATATGGGGCCACATTGACAATACTCTACAGCACTTCCAAAGGACATAATACATTCAGGGCCCCCAGGCAGAAATCAGGGATCAGGTGGACAAGGGTGGGCATGCTCTTGATCTTTTAATAAGAGCTGACGACTGCATACTTCAGACAGGAAATCAAGAAAAACGACACAAACACATGGTTGCATTATCAAAACTCATGCAAATCAAAACTGGGGAAGAACGTGTCTTTGTCCATTCAGTCTTTAGAAGGAAACCCATTGATATTTTGCATTTGACTTTCACCCACCCGCTTTAAACACCCACCACGTGTCCTTTTGTTCCTCCTCTCCCTCTCTTCTCTTTCACATTCACCGTTTATTCCGTATCACacattcttctttctctttttacagTATCTACAGTACTGCGCCCAGCTTTGCACGGAGTGAGGTTGATCACGATGCGTTGCCTGGGTCGATAGCCCTTTAGGGGCGACTGGAAGTGTCTGTGAGGGGAGGGGCACCTTGTGTTTTGGGGGTTGGGTTTGTTTGGGGATGGGATTTGCCCTACATTCCGAGCTTGGAGCATCATGCTCCAGAAAGCCCCGCCCCTTACAGACAAACACAAAGGAAACACCCCCGAGAAGCCGTAATTATGCACTTCCTGTTCTAGGAAGCAGCAGAAAAACGGACATTCAGTAAGACAGAAAAACGTGAGTCTGGAATTGAAAGCCAGCGGTAGCTCCGCCCTCGTAAGTTCCATGTTTGCTGCGTCGGCCAATCAGATCTCAGCTCATCTCACTTGATTCAAATCATTTGTGCATTCGTTCATTAATTTGCTCAgtcgtttgtttttttttgctcatttgtTCATTCACTACTTTCATGCGTGCAATTGTTTAGGTTGGGGTTTTCTCCAATAATTTTGGGCAGTTTGTGCACATAAATCAACAATAATTAACATTGCAAATCTAGCAATTTTTTTCATAACACTACACTTTTTGTTATATTACCGTGGCTG includes:
- the LOC127947092 gene encoding olfactomedin-4-like, with product MSRSNIFILMATIPLVFFQSVRGKDCVCDLKNSDPAFPEAKLTKVETTSAQCIETITSEKITELDRLLLGLQQRIKQLEETVVLLEKEDDKNLYAAVSFRIIELEFAEIQDLLNKLNKSTGDYHQLGAQTAVQLDDMKNTMVELEKFDSMQVIKKDRENKRVKRDLEQCKNELKATPQPPTVPPKRCGLGQIANVVGPRTYSLTVHSTSYTYGAWGRDANPAPGDENKYWLVVLTSSNVYGYYVKQFGTLSTLLLGIGATDTLISNSNPTTNTIQGPNMVMYANALYYNCYNTYSVCKFNMTTRAVSTVALPSDTGYNNKNPFGYFSTAYIYTDMDFATDESGVYVIYATTSNYGNVVISKIETSSPPVVGQTWKTTLYKLSASNTFMVCGVLYATRYVDKETEQIFYSYDTQTKEERYDLKINIKKMQTNFQSVNYDPRDNLLYVFSDAYILSYELNFQ
- the LOC127947094 gene encoding olfactomedin-4-like, which encodes MLSYLLVLAVLVTVDAQIIKGEQKDDSCVCKLSSSIWGFPTAKFEAAQNKLQTCEENLIEFRKKIQASNVQMPKLELSLKNIKTRLKPFEYLDTNGLYNALHLQQLVQELDQMYSTASDIHKKTSNKEIEGLLKELTNAKKEAQDMYKDNFFNLETMKSKLLDLNNRVQTCKTIPEDFRSTCHQRIMSSISSPVVTKLNSMSKSYISGAWGRDAKQDNKERYFEHCLMSGNQLGITIRIYNSYEDFIASKNYKDETIAPSYGDKNAVQGSGTIFYDNTVFYQCYNSIEICSFNITTKATKRMKLDGAEINKFPFCYYSCRDWTDFDLEADQDAVWVIYATEENHGNIVLSRLDPLELNITHTWKTRLFKRSVTSTFMVCGVLYATRFVNTYREEVFYAFDTLTGQEINTLSLPFEKVAAGIANLNYNPVDRRLYMYNDGYLLAYNTFN